The Ramlibacter pinisoli genome segment GCCGTCGGACAGCTTGGACAGGTCTTCGCGGTGGCCGGACTTGTTGTACAGCTCCTCGAGGAACTTGCGCAGCTCGGCCTGCTTGGCCTCGGCCTGCAGCAGGTTGCCGATGCGCTGGCCGATGCCCTTGGCGGCCCAGCCCAGGTGCACTTCCAGCACCTGGCCCACGTTCATGCGCGAGGGCACGCCCAGCGGGTTGAGCACGATGTCGCACGGCGTGCCGTCGGCCATGTAGGGCATGTCCTCGACCGGGACGATCTTGGAGACCACGCCCTTGTTGCCGTGGCGGCCGGCCATCTTGTCGCCGGGCTGCAGGCGGCGCTTGACGGCCAGGTAGACCTTGACCATCTTCAGCACGCCGGCCGGCAGCTCGTCGCCCTGGGTCAGCTTCTTGCGCTTTTCCTCGAACGCGAGGTCGAAGTTGTGGCGCTGCTGCTCGATCGAGTTCTTGATCGACTCGAGCTGCGAGGCCACATCGTCCTCGGCCGGGCGGACGTCGAACCAGTGGTACTTCTCGATCGAGGCCAGGTAGGCCTTGTCGATCTTGGTGCCCTTGGCCAGCTTCTGCGGGCCGCCGTTGGCGATGCGGCCGTTCAGCAGCTTCTCGATGCGGTCGAAGGCGTCGGCCTCGACGATGCGCAGCTGGTCGTTCAGGTCCAGGCGGAAGCGCTTGAGCTCGTCGTCGATGATCTGCTGGGCGCGCTTGTCGCGCTGGATGCCCTCGCGGGTGAACACCTGCACGTCGATGACGGTGCCCTGCGAGCCCTGGTCGACGCGCAGCGAGGTGTCCTTCACGTCGGAGGCCTTCTCGCCGAAGATCGCGCGCAGCAGCTTCTCCTCCGGCGTCAGCGTGGTCTCGCCCTTGGGCGTGACCTTGCCCACCAGCGTGTCGCCCGGCATGACCTCGGCGCCCACGTAGATGATGCCGCTCTCGTCCAGGCGGTTGAGCTGCTGCTCCGACAGGTTCGGAATGTCGCGGGTGATTTCCTCGGCGCCCAGCTTGGTGTCGCGCGCCATCACCACCAGTTCCTCGATGTGGATCGAGGTGTAGCGGTCGTCGGCCACCACGCGCTCGCTGATCAGGATCGAGTCCTCGAAGTTGTAGCCGTTCCAGGGCATGAACGCGACCAGCATGTTCTGGCCCAGCGCCAGCTCGCCCAGGTCGGTCGAGGCGCCGTCGGCCACCACGTCGCCCTTGGCGATGATGTCGCCGCGCTTGACGATGGGACGCTGGTGGATGTTCGTGTTCTGGTTGGAACGCTGGTACTTGATCAGGTTGTAGATGTCCACCCCGACCTCGCCGGCCTGCGCCTCGGCGTCGTTCACCCGCACTACGATGCGGGTGGCGTCGACGTAGTCGACCACGCCGCCGCGGCTGGCCGTGACGACGGTGCCGGAGTCGACCGCGGAGACGCGCTCGATCCCGGTGCCAACGAAGGCCTTCTCGGGGCGCAGCACCGGCACCGCCTGGCGCTGCATGTTGGCGCCCATCAGCGCGCGGTTGGCGTCGTCGTGCTCCAGGAACGGCACCAGCGAGGCGGCCACCGAGACGATCTGCGCCGGCGACACGTCCATGTACTGGATGCGATCGGCCGAGACCAGGATGGATTCGCCGCGTTCGCGCGCCGACACCAGGTCGCCGGTCAGGCGCCCTTCGGCGTCCAGCGTGGCGTTGGCCTGGGCGATGACGTACTTGCCTTCCTCGATGGCCGACAGGTAGTCGATCTCGTCGGTGACCTTGGCGTCGTGCACGCGGCGGTACGGCGTCTCGATGAAGCCGTACTCGTTCAGGCGGGCGTACAGGGCCAGCGAGTTGATCAGGCCGATGTTCGGGCCTTCCGGCGTCTCGATCGGGCAGACCCGGCCGTAATGGGTGACGTGCACGTCGCGCACCTCGAAGCCGGCGCGCTCGCGGGTCAGGCCGCCCGGGCCCAGGGCCGAGACGCGGCGCTTGTGCGTGATCTCGGACAGCGGGTTGGTCTGGTCCATGAACTGCGACAGCTGCGACGCACCGAAGAACTCCTTCAGGGCCGCGGAGATCGGCTTGGAGTTGATCAGGTCGTGCGGCATCAGCGGCTCTTGCTCGGCCTGGCCGAGGCGCTCCTTGACGGCCTTCTCGATGCGCGCCAGGCCGGTGCGGTACTGGTTCTCGGCCAGCTCGCCGACGCAGCGCACGCGGCGGTTGCCCAGGTGGTCGATGTCGTCGACTTCACCGCGGCCGTTGCGCAGGTCGACCAGGATCTTGACGACGGCGAGGATGTCCTCGTTGGTCAGCACCATCGGGCCGGTGCTCTCGTCGCGGCCGACCTTGGCGTTGAACTTCATCCGGCCCACGCGCGACAGGTCGTAGGTGTCCGGGTTGTAGAACAGGCGCTGGAACAGGGCCTGCACCGCGTCCTCGGTCGGCGGCTCGCCGGGGCGCATCATGCGGTAGATGGCGACGCGGGCGGCGAACTCGTCGACCGTCTCGTCGATGCGCAGCGTCTGGCTGATGTACGGGCCCTGGTCGAGCTCGTTGGTGTAGATGACCTGCAGGTCCTGCACGCCGGCGGTGCGCAGCTTCTTGAGCAGCGCCTCGGTCAGTTCGTCGTTG includes the following:
- the rpoB gene encoding DNA-directed RNA polymerase subunit beta, whose product is MAYSYTERKRIRKSFGKRDSVLEVPYLLQMQKDAYTAFLQADAAPGKRTVEGLQAAFDAAFPIVSHNGFVEMKFIEYNLAKPAFDVRECQTRGLTFASAVRAKVQLIIYDRESSTPQSKVVKEVKEQEVYMGEVPLMTDKGSFIINGTERVIVSQLHRSPGVFFEHDKGKTHSSGKLLFSARIIPYRGSWLDFEFDPKDVLYFRVDRRRKMPVTILLKAIGLTPESILANFFVNDNFRLMDSGAQMEFVPERLRGEVARFDITDKSGKVVVAKDKRVTARHTRDLETTGTTHISVPEDFLIGRVVARNIVDQDTGEIIAKANDELTEALLKKLRTAGVQDLQVIYTNELDQGPYISQTLRIDETVDEFAARVAIYRMMRPGEPPTEDAVQALFQRLFYNPDTYDLSRVGRMKFNAKVGRDESTGPMVLTNEDILAVVKILVDLRNGRGEVDDIDHLGNRRVRCVGELAENQYRTGLARIEKAVKERLGQAEQEPLMPHDLINSKPISAALKEFFGASQLSQFMDQTNPLSEITHKRRVSALGPGGLTRERAGFEVRDVHVTHYGRVCPIETPEGPNIGLINSLALYARLNEYGFIETPYRRVHDAKVTDEIDYLSAIEEGKYVIAQANATLDAEGRLTGDLVSARERGESILVSADRIQYMDVSPAQIVSVAASLVPFLEHDDANRALMGANMQRQAVPVLRPEKAFVGTGIERVSAVDSGTVVTASRGGVVDYVDATRIVVRVNDAEAQAGEVGVDIYNLIKYQRSNQNTNIHQRPIVKRGDIIAKGDVVADGASTDLGELALGQNMLVAFMPWNGYNFEDSILISERVVADDRYTSIHIEELVVMARDTKLGAEEITRDIPNLSEQQLNRLDESGIIYVGAEVMPGDTLVGKVTPKGETTLTPEEKLLRAIFGEKASDVKDTSLRVDQGSQGTVIDVQVFTREGIQRDKRAQQIIDDELKRFRLDLNDQLRIVEADAFDRIEKLLNGRIANGGPQKLAKGTKIDKAYLASIEKYHWFDVRPAEDDVASQLESIKNSIEQQRHNFDLAFEEKRKKLTQGDELPAGVLKMVKVYLAVKRRLQPGDKMAGRHGNKGVVSKIVPVEDMPYMADGTPCDIVLNPLGVPSRMNVGQVLEVHLGWAAKGIGQRIGNLLQAEAKQAELRKFLEELYNKSGHREDLSKLSDGEVLEMAGELAKGVPFATPVFDGASEQEIRNMLQLAFPEDVMRVKGLTATRTQAHLYDGRTGDQFERPVTVGYMHVLKLHHLVDDKMHARSTGPYSLVTQQPLGGKAQFGGQRFGEMEVWALEAYGASYTLQEMLTVKSDDVQGRTKVYESIVKGEHAIEAGMPESFNVLVKEIRSLGLDMELERS